From Oryza sativa Japonica Group chromosome 4, ASM3414082v1, one genomic window encodes:
- the LOC4336229 gene encoding pentatricopeptide repeat-containing protein At1g06710, mitochondrial isoform X2, producing the protein MIRRRAAAVATLRASLRRTCSHAAGDSEDPLLGLVEPPAPPQPPPRSRLGPRDFEFLREPAAAAAAGALPPPEAVLISKAIRAFGADFDGKAERVLRRCRGFLTDSVVVAVLGAVRDAPELCARFFLWAERQVGYSHTGACYDALADALGFDGRARDAERLLREIGEEDREVLGRLLNVLVRRCCRGGMWNEALEELGRLKDFGYRPSKVTYNALVQVLSSAGQVDLGFRVQKEMSESGFCMDRFTVGCFAHALCKEGRWADALDMIEREDFKLDTVLCTHMISGLMEASYFDEAMSFLHRMRCNSCIPNVVTYRTLLSGFLKKKQLGWCKRIINMMMTEGCNPNPSLFNSLVHSYCNEKDYAYAYKLLNRMTTCGCPPGYVVYNIFIGSICGQEKLPSPDLLDLAEKIYGEMLAANCVLNKVNVANFARCLCGVGKFDKAFQLIKEMMRKGFVPDTSTYSKVITFLCHATKVEKAFLLFQEMKMVGVTPDVYTYTILIDSFCKAGLIEQAQWLFEEMRSVGCSPTVVTYTALIHAYLKAKQVPQANDIFHRMVDAGCRPNDVTYGALVDGLCKAGNISKAFEVYAKLIGTSDSADSDFYFPCEDRHTLAPNVVTYGALVDGLCKAHKVDHAHELLDAMLSSGCEPNHIVYDALIDGFCKAGKIDSAQEVFLQMTKCGYLPSVHTYTSLIDRMFKDGRLDLAMKVLSQMLKDSCTPNVVTYTAMIDGLCRIGESEKALKLLSLMEEKGCSPNVVTYTALIDGLGKAGKIDLSLDLFTQMSRKGCSPNYVTYRVLINHLCAAGLLDKARLLLGEMKQTYWPKYLQGYRCAIQGFSKSFIASLGILEEMESYGTVPIAPVYGMLIDCFSKAGRLEIAMELHKEMMEVPSSVKTDNDMYASLIQALCLASQVEEAFRLYSEMTRRGFVPELSVFVCLIKGLVEVKKWDEALQLCYGICHEG; encoded by the exons atgatccgccgccgcgcggcggcggtagcgacACTACGCGCCTCCCTGCGCCGCACCtgctcccacgccgccggcgactccGAGGACCCCCTGCTCGGCCTCGTCGagccacccgcgccgccgcaacCGCCACCCCGGTCTCGCCTCGGCCCCAGAGACTTCGAGTTTCTTcgggagcccgccgccgccgccgcggccggtgcCCTCCCGCCACCGGAGGCCGTGCTGATCTCCAAGGCGATCCGGGCATTCGGCGCCGACTTCGACGGCAAGGCGGAGCGCGTCCTGCGGCGGTGCCGCGGGTTCCTGACCGACTCCGTCGTGGTGGCGGTGCTCGGGGCGGTGCGCGACGCCCCGGAGCTCTGCGCGAGGTTCTTCCTCTGGGCCGAGCGGCAGGTTGGGTACAGCCACACGGGCGCATGCTACGACGCCCTTGCGGATGCGTTGGGTTTCGACGGCCGCGCCAGGGATGCCGAGAGGCTGCTTAGGGAGATTGGGGAGGAGGACCGCGAGGTGCTCGGCAGATTGCTCAATGTGCTAGTGCGGCGGTGCTGCCGCGGAGGGATGTGGAACGAGGCGCTGGAGGAGCTCGGGAGGCTGAAGGACTTTGGGTACAGGCCGTCTAAGGTGACCTACAATGCACTGGTCCAGGTGCTCTCGAGCGCGGGGCAGGTGGACTTGGGGTTCCGGGTTCAGAAGGAGATGTCCGAGTCGGGGTTCTGCATGGACCGGTTCACCGTTGGGTGCTTTGCGCACGCTCTGTGCAAAGAGGGGCGGTGGGCTGATGCACTAGACATGATAGAGAGGGAGGATTTCAAGCTTGATACAGTATTATGCACACATATGATCAGCGGGCTGATGGAGGCATCGTATTTTGACGAGGCCATGTCATTCCTCCATAGGATGCGATGCAACTCATGTATTCCAAATGTGGTCACATATAGGACGTTGCTCTCAggatttttgaaaaagaaacagCTTGGCTGGTGCAAGAGGATCATTAATATGATGATGACTGAGGGCTGCAATCCAAATCCATCCTTGTTTAATTCCCTTGTGCATAGTTattgcaatgaaaaggattatGCGTATGCCTATAAACTTTTAAATAGGATGACTACTTGTGGTTGCCCTCCTGGTTATGTTGTGTACAATATTTTTATTGGAAGTATATGTGGTCAGGAGAAATTACCAAGCCCTGATTTGCTGGATTTAGCTGAGAAAATTTATGGAGAGATGCTGGCTGCTAATTGTGTTCTTAATAAGGTTAACGTTGCCAATTTTGCTCGATGCCTTTGTGGTGTCGGGAAGTTTGACAAGGCATTTCAGCTCATAAAGGAGATGATGAGGAAAGGTTTTGTCCCTGATACAAGTACATACTCTAAGGTGATCACTTTTCTCTGCCATGCTACTAAGGTAGAGAAAGCTTTCCTTCTGTTCCAAGAGATGAAGATGGTCGGTGTAACTCCTGATGTGTATACATACACAATTTTGATTGACAGCTTTTGTAAAGCTGGACTCATTGAACAAGCCCAGTGGTTGTTTGAGGAGATGAGGAGTGTGGGTTGCTCCCCAACTGTGGTGACATATACTGCACTTATTCATGCTTACCTCAAAGCTAAGCAGGTACCTCAGGCTAATGATATTTTTCACCGAATGGTTGATGCTGGCTGTCGTCCAAATGATGTTACTTATGGTGCATTGGTAGATGGTCTCTGTAAAGCAGGCAACATCAGTAAGGCTTTTGAAGTCTATGCCAAATTAATTGGAACTTCTGATAGCGCCGATTCTGATTTTTACTTTCCATGTGAGGACAGACACACACTTGCTCCAAATGTTGTGACATATGGTGCACTAGTAGATGGTTTATGCAAAGCTCACAAAGTGGACCATGCTCATGAATTACTAGATGCTATGTTATCTTCTGGTTGCGAGCCCAATCACATTGTGTACGATGCTCTTATTGATGGCTTTTGCAAAGCTGGAAAAATTGACAGTGCTCAGGAGGTATTTCTGCAGATGACAAAGTGTGGGTACCTTCCCAGTGTACATACGTACACCTCGTTGATTGACAGGATGTTCAAGGATGGAAGACTTGATCTTGCAATGAAAGTTCTCTCTCAGATGTTAAAGGATTCTTGTACTCCTAATGTTGTTACGTACACAGCTATGATTGATGGTCTTTGTAGGATAGGTGAAAGTGAGAAGGCACTAAAGCTTCTGTCATTGATGGAAGAGAAAGGATGCAGTCCGAATGTTGTAACTTACACTGCTCTAATAGATGGATTAGGCAAAGCTGGCAAGATTGATCTGAGTCTTGACCTTTTTACACAAATGAGCAGAAAAGGATGTTCTCCCAATTATGTTACGTACAGAGTTCTGATAAACCACTTGTGTGCTGCTGGCCTTTTGGATAAGGCTCGTTTACTGCTTGGTGAAATGAAGCAGACTTACTGGCCAAAGTACTTACAAGGATACCGTTGTGCAATTCAAGGTTTCAGCAAGAGCTTTATCGCTTCTCTGGGTATTCTGGAGGAGATGGAATCATATGGCACAGTACCAATTGCACCTGTTTATGGAATGCTGATCGATTGTTTCTCCAAAGCTGGCAGGCTGGAGATAGCTATGGAGTTGCACAAAGAGATGATGGAAGTTCCGTCATCTGTAAAAACTGACAATGACATGTACGCTTCATTGATCCAGGCACTTTGTTTAGCATCTCAAGTTGAGGAAGCATTTCGATTGTATAGTGAAATGACAAGGAGAGGCTTTGTACCTGAGTTAAGTGTCTTTGTTTGCCTCATAAAGGGATTAGTTGAAGTAAAAAAGTGGGACGAAGCCCTCCAGTTGTGCTATGGCATATGTCATGAG GGATAG
- the LOC4336229 gene encoding pentatricopeptide repeat-containing protein At1g06710, mitochondrial isoform X1, whose product MIRRRAAAVATLRASLRRTCSHAAGDSEDPLLGLVEPPAPPQPPPRSRLGPRDFEFLREPAAAAAAGALPPPEAVLISKAIRAFGADFDGKAERVLRRCRGFLTDSVVVAVLGAVRDAPELCARFFLWAERQVGYSHTGACYDALADALGFDGRARDAERLLREIGEEDREVLGRLLNVLVRRCCRGGMWNEALEELGRLKDFGYRPSKVTYNALVQVLSSAGQVDLGFRVQKEMSESGFCMDRFTVGCFAHALCKEGRWADALDMIEREDFKLDTVLCTHMISGLMEASYFDEAMSFLHRMRCNSCIPNVVTYRTLLSGFLKKKQLGWCKRIINMMMTEGCNPNPSLFNSLVHSYCNEKDYAYAYKLLNRMTTCGCPPGYVVYNIFIGSICGQEKLPSPDLLDLAEKIYGEMLAANCVLNKVNVANFARCLCGVGKFDKAFQLIKEMMRKGFVPDTSTYSKVITFLCHATKVEKAFLLFQEMKMVGVTPDVYTYTILIDSFCKAGLIEQAQWLFEEMRSVGCSPTVVTYTALIHAYLKAKQVPQANDIFHRMVDAGCRPNDVTYGALVDGLCKAGNISKAFEVYAKLIGTSDSADSDFYFPCEDRHTLAPNVVTYGALVDGLCKAHKVDHAHELLDAMLSSGCEPNHIVYDALIDGFCKAGKIDSAQEVFLQMTKCGYLPSVHTYTSLIDRMFKDGRLDLAMKVLSQMLKDSCTPNVVTYTAMIDGLCRIGESEKALKLLSLMEEKGCSPNVVTYTALIDGLGKAGKIDLSLDLFTQMSRKGCSPNYVTYRVLINHLCAAGLLDKARLLLGEMKQTYWPKYLQGYRCAIQGFSKSFIASLGILEEMESYGTVPIAPVYGMLIDCFSKAGRLEIAMELHKEMMEVPSSVKTDNDMYASLIQALCLASQVEEAFRLYSEMTRRGFVPELSVFVCLIKGLVEVKKWDEALQLCYGICHEGVNWQGNKSFHGG is encoded by the exons atgatccgccgccgcgcggcggcggtagcgacACTACGCGCCTCCCTGCGCCGCACCtgctcccacgccgccggcgactccGAGGACCCCCTGCTCGGCCTCGTCGagccacccgcgccgccgcaacCGCCACCCCGGTCTCGCCTCGGCCCCAGAGACTTCGAGTTTCTTcgggagcccgccgccgccgccgcggccggtgcCCTCCCGCCACCGGAGGCCGTGCTGATCTCCAAGGCGATCCGGGCATTCGGCGCCGACTTCGACGGCAAGGCGGAGCGCGTCCTGCGGCGGTGCCGCGGGTTCCTGACCGACTCCGTCGTGGTGGCGGTGCTCGGGGCGGTGCGCGACGCCCCGGAGCTCTGCGCGAGGTTCTTCCTCTGGGCCGAGCGGCAGGTTGGGTACAGCCACACGGGCGCATGCTACGACGCCCTTGCGGATGCGTTGGGTTTCGACGGCCGCGCCAGGGATGCCGAGAGGCTGCTTAGGGAGATTGGGGAGGAGGACCGCGAGGTGCTCGGCAGATTGCTCAATGTGCTAGTGCGGCGGTGCTGCCGCGGAGGGATGTGGAACGAGGCGCTGGAGGAGCTCGGGAGGCTGAAGGACTTTGGGTACAGGCCGTCTAAGGTGACCTACAATGCACTGGTCCAGGTGCTCTCGAGCGCGGGGCAGGTGGACTTGGGGTTCCGGGTTCAGAAGGAGATGTCCGAGTCGGGGTTCTGCATGGACCGGTTCACCGTTGGGTGCTTTGCGCACGCTCTGTGCAAAGAGGGGCGGTGGGCTGATGCACTAGACATGATAGAGAGGGAGGATTTCAAGCTTGATACAGTATTATGCACACATATGATCAGCGGGCTGATGGAGGCATCGTATTTTGACGAGGCCATGTCATTCCTCCATAGGATGCGATGCAACTCATGTATTCCAAATGTGGTCACATATAGGACGTTGCTCTCAggatttttgaaaaagaaacagCTTGGCTGGTGCAAGAGGATCATTAATATGATGATGACTGAGGGCTGCAATCCAAATCCATCCTTGTTTAATTCCCTTGTGCATAGTTattgcaatgaaaaggattatGCGTATGCCTATAAACTTTTAAATAGGATGACTACTTGTGGTTGCCCTCCTGGTTATGTTGTGTACAATATTTTTATTGGAAGTATATGTGGTCAGGAGAAATTACCAAGCCCTGATTTGCTGGATTTAGCTGAGAAAATTTATGGAGAGATGCTGGCTGCTAATTGTGTTCTTAATAAGGTTAACGTTGCCAATTTTGCTCGATGCCTTTGTGGTGTCGGGAAGTTTGACAAGGCATTTCAGCTCATAAAGGAGATGATGAGGAAAGGTTTTGTCCCTGATACAAGTACATACTCTAAGGTGATCACTTTTCTCTGCCATGCTACTAAGGTAGAGAAAGCTTTCCTTCTGTTCCAAGAGATGAAGATGGTCGGTGTAACTCCTGATGTGTATACATACACAATTTTGATTGACAGCTTTTGTAAAGCTGGACTCATTGAACAAGCCCAGTGGTTGTTTGAGGAGATGAGGAGTGTGGGTTGCTCCCCAACTGTGGTGACATATACTGCACTTATTCATGCTTACCTCAAAGCTAAGCAGGTACCTCAGGCTAATGATATTTTTCACCGAATGGTTGATGCTGGCTGTCGTCCAAATGATGTTACTTATGGTGCATTGGTAGATGGTCTCTGTAAAGCAGGCAACATCAGTAAGGCTTTTGAAGTCTATGCCAAATTAATTGGAACTTCTGATAGCGCCGATTCTGATTTTTACTTTCCATGTGAGGACAGACACACACTTGCTCCAAATGTTGTGACATATGGTGCACTAGTAGATGGTTTATGCAAAGCTCACAAAGTGGACCATGCTCATGAATTACTAGATGCTATGTTATCTTCTGGTTGCGAGCCCAATCACATTGTGTACGATGCTCTTATTGATGGCTTTTGCAAAGCTGGAAAAATTGACAGTGCTCAGGAGGTATTTCTGCAGATGACAAAGTGTGGGTACCTTCCCAGTGTACATACGTACACCTCGTTGATTGACAGGATGTTCAAGGATGGAAGACTTGATCTTGCAATGAAAGTTCTCTCTCAGATGTTAAAGGATTCTTGTACTCCTAATGTTGTTACGTACACAGCTATGATTGATGGTCTTTGTAGGATAGGTGAAAGTGAGAAGGCACTAAAGCTTCTGTCATTGATGGAAGAGAAAGGATGCAGTCCGAATGTTGTAACTTACACTGCTCTAATAGATGGATTAGGCAAAGCTGGCAAGATTGATCTGAGTCTTGACCTTTTTACACAAATGAGCAGAAAAGGATGTTCTCCCAATTATGTTACGTACAGAGTTCTGATAAACCACTTGTGTGCTGCTGGCCTTTTGGATAAGGCTCGTTTACTGCTTGGTGAAATGAAGCAGACTTACTGGCCAAAGTACTTACAAGGATACCGTTGTGCAATTCAAGGTTTCAGCAAGAGCTTTATCGCTTCTCTGGGTATTCTGGAGGAGATGGAATCATATGGCACAGTACCAATTGCACCTGTTTATGGAATGCTGATCGATTGTTTCTCCAAAGCTGGCAGGCTGGAGATAGCTATGGAGTTGCACAAAGAGATGATGGAAGTTCCGTCATCTGTAAAAACTGACAATGACATGTACGCTTCATTGATCCAGGCACTTTGTTTAGCATCTCAAGTTGAGGAAGCATTTCGATTGTATAGTGAAATGACAAGGAGAGGCTTTGTACCTGAGTTAAGTGTCTTTGTTTGCCTCATAAAGGGATTAGTTGAAGTAAAAAAGTGGGACGAAGCCCTCCAGTTGTGCTATGGCATATGTCATGAG GGTGTGAACTGGCAGGGTAACAAATCTTTTCATGGAGGCTAG
- the LOC4336230 gene encoding uncharacterized protein ycf20, whose protein sequence is MACASKTISIGFANSGLYGEARLLSPSYKNYPRRSSYKFIKVRAVQGNDGRRRLVDIIRTIPELSRNYFRSRSRRALFGGISLLGGFYVAQTISLSFGALGVNDVIAAVVCVLLTEYVTKFYYSRPKVTFPFALLNNFKMGFTYGLFIDAFKLAS, encoded by the coding sequence ATGGCATGTGCTTCAAAGACAATCTCTATTGGTTTTGCCAACAGTGGTCTATATGGAGAGGCAAGGCTACTGTCGCCAAGCTACAAAAACTACCCAAGGAGATCCTCTTACAAATTTATCAAAGTTCGTGCAGTACAGGGAAATGATGGTCGTCGAAGGCTAGTTGATATAATCCGAACCATCCCTGAACTCTCTAGAAACTATTTCAGAAGCCGGTCAAGGAGAGCTCTTTTTGGTGGTATCTCACTTCTGGGAGGCTTTTATGTGGCGCAGACAATATCTCTGTCTTTCGGAGCGTTGGGTGTGAACGATGTCATAGCAGCAGTTGTGTGTGTCCTGCTTACTGAATACGTAACTAAGTTCTACTACAGCCGGCCTAAGGTTACCTTCCCATTTGCTCTCCTCAACAACTTCAAGATGGGTTTCACATATGGCCTGTTTATTGATGCCTTCAAGCTTGCTAGCTGA